The nucleotide window tcttggaccccacttaatagtacggtggttcctatgactcaacacagaagaaaaagaactatgaaagatctaagtcttcgagctccataggcttcatgtggtgtcttctcttgtcatagtcttcaatgtgaatatcttcatataccacctttgacttcaatgtcttcatacatttttaggggtcatctctggtaggaaaaccgaatcaatgagggacttctacctgtgttatcctgcaattctcacaaacacattagtccctcaactaggtttgtcgtcaatactccaaaaccaactaggggtggcactagatgcacttacactttcCTGTTAAACCGGCCCGccataacatgagccggccttctgggccttgggcctatCTTCTATCTGACCCGCCGTTAGGGCCATCCGTGAGTCGCCAGGCTCGTGAGTCTCCACTCCGGCGGGTTACCAATGAAAACGCCAAGCCCGGCCGGGTCATACTTCTGgtcgggtcataccgcggggtatatccccaacattagcccccggtttaatttggatttatccatgtttaAACTGATTTtgtaaaataaacacaagaacaaacttgataggttgtgctccgggttaaatgttttcctgaaccggcacctgatcatctttaagtccttgtcatttcctcaTGGATGCATACTCAAGATCTTATAGCAAATCTCTTTTAACAGATATGTCCAAACCTTGCCAATGCGAAAAATCCAGGCACTTCTTTTaaaaaatccgggtcaataggccagcttcataaccaatttgctgacattggctcttgtagagaaatattataagaaataatccatttgagtcggccttcaatgctctgacttgaaaaaaatattggtcttgaaatattcaactgatattcaGCCGGCTTAAAGATGTAGATCTTGTCGATTTATGATTGCCAAAATTGTCGGGTTATAAATAAATGATGTCGGGTCATGATTGTTGCAGACACCGAGTTAATCTGGTCTACTccaaactgagaatttgaagattttttcTCCCTTCTATGCatcacctgtagcccccaagtgtcgggctgtcatgcttgcagcaacctgggacttttaattgccttatgctcatgaAAACTACAACCAGTGTAGCCCcgaagggccgggtcattatgcaataatgagtagggactttgtagatataaccatataaactttgaacagcaacgtgtagcccccaagggccggcttagtaagataatactgagctgggactttgtatataatttattgataataacatcatatAATATAATCTTCACCATGGgtcttgaacccacgtccacaaggttaagagctttgtactctaccaactgaATAGTGGACcgttcaatataatggattaatgcttgtgtaccttgaatttttataggagcaattggtagcccccaagggtcgggtcattatgatgtgatgagtcgggtcttcaataaggccagtaaaaaatggctttgcattagcccccaagtgccatagtgcatgctggcagtgacaggggacttgcatatttgatgtaatctcaacttgaataatatagcccccaagtgtcggatcggaagcctgcagcgactcgggactattccttccattgtagaataaattatatccattgataaaataatattcattgcgctgaagcgactttgaaaacctcaaacgtaatattggttattgataaccataataaaaatccagccatgttggctattaaagatttgaataatataacccggtttgaaacaccggttcctgtgatattgaatcgtactgccggtttagaatacatgtgcagtaagggtgataacccaatctttagaagccaaaaacttccaaatgtttattattgtcatatatggcgacttatcatccaaagtcaagccgggttaatCGAAACCACATATATGCTTTAGATATGAACAAAAAGTCTCAAGACAAACCCAAAAGATTGTTTCCAAAAAACTTAAGCAAAATAGAAGGAAGAatttgaggcttctgattcgaatacgatcggtaaaccggaccaaaggggttaagttaggattcgaatacgatcatgtagccctcagtggctttggcgttgcgccgatcaagagagTACCGACAgatatgttctctttggttcgaatatgacctatgtttgaacaggaagcccccaaataaccttgagaggtttttaacgaccctgattcgaatacgatcgaagtcggacccaaaaggggttaagatatgattcgaatacgatcaagaagccccctagtgagtttggcattgtgtcgatcaagagggtacagacagctatgttctctttggttcgaatacgacctatgtttgaagaGGAAGCCCACAAATGACCTATAAATGTGGCTATGagccggatcaaagggtaatcatagcttagctcaataagccggaagcccccaagtgatatatttctgagctgtgctcgccgggtgcctatgtttgagttgtgttgtgtaacaaactctctttggtccctgtaACTTTTTCTAAAAagtcgaacttgcgagagatgaattctttttaaaccggaattttgaaccggatattgagagtttcaaagctttgtgggagacaaagtttaccttgaaccggattttgagccggaatccttctttttaagccggaaattttctgcCGGCCTTTAAATGTTCGCCAATAAGGCAGTAGCCTCCGGGGCCGGGTTTTTTTCCCCTCCAATGATCCGGAGTTcttgaatctgctttaaattGGTAATCATTCactgagtcatgtcatcgtagcccccgagtctcaaagcgactcgaggagttggctttgagattctccatattgaccgtgatataaaccggcataagtTATTCAATCAGCTCAATGATATAATAATCCCTTTTGCAATAGACAACTTGTCCTGCATTGGAGAACTTACAAGCCAGAGTAATCGCTCTTTTAAATAAAGCAATATGTAATATATTTATACTGGATgaatttcacctgatatgttaagccagaaattatccaccgcggagttgatgatcatCATGGTGAAGCTAAAATCAATCTAGGGCAAGTCGGCCGCGGGAGCAGATGGTTGAGCCGgccgcggcgttgtaagccggtgcagaCGGGTGAATCAATTGCAGCAGCGGTAAGCCGCGCGGTCGGCGAGTCAATCGCGGGCGTGGTTTCAGCGAGTTGATGTAGATCGAACTGCACGGGCGGCGGCTTGCGTACACCTCTTCAGTAACAAGCGGGCGCGGAGGTCGGTGCATGATGATGCTAATCCACACTCCATAAACACAACATGGCACCACCCTTATAATGAATCATTGTCCTGCGCACAAATATTACCAGGCAGAGTAATTGTTCTCAAAGAAACTAAATATGTTCTTTTTAAAATAGACTGGGCGGATATCACCTGATATATTCGGACGACAGATGACCTATGCGCAGGCTAAAATTTAATTGGGGTCAAACAGCAGTACGCATGTACTTCCTCCGTCTCATAATGTAAGATGTTTTTTTAACACTATAATAATGTCAAAAAGTGTCTTACATTATGGATGGAAGGAGTACCAGTTTACTCCTTCACCGTACGAGCATCACATGTCAGCGTCGCCCGTTTGCCGCTGATTTCTTTTTTCCCATAGCAGTAATTGATCCATTAAACCTTTTTGCAGCTTGGCTTGACATGGTCAGCACTCGTCATTTGACTGATGTGATATTTATTTATACTTTTTGATCAATACGCTGGCATTATGCAGAAGGTCACCGCACAATCACATGACCCTGGCATTGAGCGACTGTGACAAATTCATCAGGGCCCAGGTCGCCTTGCGAGTTGGTCTTGAGCCCCCTCCCTTCTActatttctttttctttgtcttgATATGACGAAGACTCGACAGTGGCCCTTGATCTCCACGTATGAGTAGTAGTAACGCACTTGCAACACCAATGCTTTGCGGTAAGCCTTCGGGTGCACTCTGTGTAAAGGAGACGGCGGCGTGTGTCGCAGCCGTTGACCACACCGACAACACCGGCTTAACGCACAGCACTAGGGGCAGCAGTTTAGTGACTCCAGCGCGGCGTGGGCGGCTTAAGGCTAGTCATAGCGGGAGTAATTTAGCTAGTAACATAGCACAGTTTAAAAAAATtctgcttatgtggcaagtaattaatgagatatagtaacataatatgttactgtaacataacgCTTTCCAATACAAGATGAGTCTACGAGGTAATAAATAAATCCATCTATGATACTATTATTATGTTATTTTACATTATGAagatagtaacttagactagtgtcatatgcatgacactagtgacactagtctaagttactccccactatgaccagcctaataCAATTTGAAGACGGGGCCACTCAGTCGAGAAGGAAACGAGGCGACTTGAAGAGGGCGCGAAGTGGGCAAGGGTGGCGGTTCACCATGGAGGCTGAGCCGGCAAAATCCTTTGGACGACAGCTGCTCAACCTGAGGTCGAGCGGAAGCGGCTCGGCAGCGCCGGATCCCAGCAAATACAGAGTAACAGCGGCTCAACACACGGCGACTTACAACTTCAGTAACAGCAGGAGCAGGGCGGCTCAACAGCGGATGGTTCAGGGCAGGAACAAGATGCAGCAACAGCGGCTTACAGGTGGCTCCGTGGAGATGGAGCGAAACGGCGGCGTCTACTTGGCGCGCCGGCGGTTCGGCGTACCAGCGCGGCGTGGGTGGCTCACAGCGGAGGCGACTCGTGGCGTAGTGAAATGGAGGCTGGCTCGGATGCGGAGGATTTGGCTTGCAATAGAGGAATGAGGCCGGCAAGGCGATTCAGCACAGAACAACACGGAGCAGAGGGCGCTTGGCATGGGGAACCTGGCGGCTGTGGCTGGACGGAGTGGCAGCAAAAGAGAGAGACGACACCGACTTTAAGGTGAGCAGCGAAGTCACCAAGCGGAGCTGCGGGCACGATGGCGTTTTGGAGAGGCGCCGGCACGGCGGGGCCACGGCCGGGTAGCATTTGGAAGCGCGTCCGGCCGTGCCGGCTCCAAGGCGAAGACGGAGCCAGAGATtaaggggctgtttggtttgaGATTAAGTTTGCCTAAGGTTGCCACACCTAAGATTAGGCAAATTTGACCAACTTAGATGGGTATTTGGTtgaagccacaccttaggcaagccacattAAGGTCCCACATTACATACCCTTAAAAAGTGTAGCAAGATTCCTTTAGCCTTGCCAACTTAtggctctcattttgaagaactaaccttaggcaagtGTGGCAACATTGTCTCGATGACAAGTGGACTATAGAGacaataaagtgtggcaagctaaAGTGTGGCAAAAACCAAACACATGTCAACTAAACTGTGACTGCCAAATTTTGGCTTGGCAAACGGTGGCTAGGAAGCAAACAGCCCCTAAATCCGTGGCTTTATCCACTTCCGCCATGTTTTTTTTTTAATTTGGACTCCACGCTTGTTTCAACTAGTAGTAAATTGGGTCTTTTCTTTCTCCGGTAGCCGATCCAGTTaatttttttcacttttttctAAACAACCATGCATGTAGCCTGCCTTTCCATGTGTTGACTTCCTTTGGGACTTGAGCTGCTCCCGATAAGTAGTACGGCCTGGATACGTATTATTCTGGCGTCCGTTGCTTCCGATTAGCAGTGGCGCTGTAAGATCGGAAAAAAAACAGCCAAACTGCGACATAATCTAAGTTTTGTTTGATTCCTCGATGTGATGCTTCTGCTGCTGTCGCTGTTTGCTTTGTGGTCTGGACAGGTACCTCTTGGCGCTATTGCTTGTACGCGAGCTCACAGACCGGATTGAAGTCAACAGAGGCCGGATCAATAATCAAACGTCCAGCACCCGACATccatgaaaaataaaaaaaaattctCCAGGATTCGATCTTGAGATCACAGTTGATGTAGATCTTTCCGTGCTATTTCTTAATTATCCGAAACATCGCAATCTTCTCGATCCTTGATCCTTGAGAGAGCTTTCTTCAAAAACTTAACACCACCATGCGCAGGCCCTACGATgagcgccaactgtcgtggaattatcatggcagatgtcctattGTGAGGACTCAGTCGTAaggccaacgcatctttgtagtagcttgagaggggttaagcggaatcgagagacgcaacacaagacaatgatttagacagcttcgggccccgagaaacatcattcggaatagccctacatgctgtttgtggctagatctcattatgctcatgagagtgtcgccgcataagccggctccccctttgtgtctagccctagagattgtttcttgtcgcttgtccctctttggggagccctgcccttaaaagggcgggttacatgactactCCTGGTAGGGTTAGGATTAacctattacaagtggagtcctagtcctttgtaggagaatattcattatgcctttcctcttaaaccgtcCCACCATAACttgagccggccttctgggccttgggcctatCTTCTATTTGACCCGCCGTTAGGGCCATCCGTGAGTCGCCAGACTCGTGAGTCGCCACTCCGGCGGGTTACCAATGAAAACACCAAGCCCGGCCgagtcataccgcggggtatatccccgacagatTTGTTTGTGCAAACTTTTATTTGTCATGAACTTGGTTGGGTGATTTTGAACTATGCCGTGCAAGTGAACAATGTTATATATGTCTTTATTTTGCACATTTATTTAATGTTTGAAACATCATCATATTGTCAAATGGACATGTGAAAATCATATTTGCAAGCGCCGGCTGCTCGCGCGCGCTGTAATTTAGCGCGCCTTCTGAATTACAAATTTGTTCATCAAATTCAAATTTTATTCAtaattttttcaaaaaatgttcttgaaTTACAAATTTTGTTCATCAAATTAAAAAAAAAGTGCATAGAATGCCAATTTTTTTATTGATGTTCAAAATATGTTCatcaaattcaaaaaatattcattcCTTTGAaatcacgaacattttttgaattcaagAAATGTTTTGGAATttggtgaacattttttaattccGTCAGCATTTATCATttcgtgaacatttttttcaaatcaTGAACAATTTTCGAATTTACAAACATTTCACAAGTTGTAACTTTATTGAAATCCCAAACTGGTCTTACAATGgaaaataatttaaaaaaaaggaaaaaagatgCTTCTGCTTTCCCTGCACACACATGGGCCAGCCCATGAGGCAGCGCGGGGAGCACGGAGTACCCACTCCGTCGTTCACTGGTGCGTACAACGCTAAATAGGAGGTCTCGATAGCATCTCATTGAATCCCGGATGCATGGTCCGACCATCTCTTCAAACCGGAAGCTGCCCATATGGTCAATCATCCTGGCATGTGAAATACTTTTGGAAAGACAATTATGGTTAGTTTTGGATAAGTACTCTCGAAAATCTACAAATAGGAGATGTTTTTTCTATTTTGATTATGTTTGGATAGGCAATCATTATTATTAATATCATCCTTCATATCTAGATAAACTAAGACAATCTATAAATAGAATATTTTTTCTTCTGTTTTGATTACGTTTGGATAGACAATTATTACTATTAGTATCAGCCTTCGTATCTAGATAAATATAAGGCAATCTATAAATAGAAGCTTTTTTTGTTTTGACTATGTTTGGATAGACAATTTATTATTATTAGTATCAGCCTTCATATCTAAATAAATCTAAGACAATCTACAAATAGATGATTTTTCATTCTGTATACGGTTATTATTATTAGTATCAGCATAAATACATTTGAAATGCCATGTGATAAATGATCCACACATAAGGAATGAATATTTTCCATGGAatatatctagacatgttttagtgtTAGATACGTAGATACCTTCGTATCTAATAAATCTGAGCCAGTTTTTTGGGACCGAGGTAACATATAAAGAGGGGTCTTGCCCTCATGGGCAGAGCAACACAGAGATCAAAGTTGGCTTCCCTACGCACCAATAACAAGGGAAGCTACCTCGCAAGCCTGTGTACACTCAGCAAGCAGCAGTGTCCACAATGCTGGCTTGGTGCTGCTTTGTTGTGTCCCAGCTGCTCATCATAATAACGCTCATATACCTTGTCATGACCAAGAGCAAGATCCACGGTGGCACGTGCTCATCGGCGATGGTGCCGCTTCCACTTCCGCCAGGGCCATGGCCGTGGCCACTGGTGGGTAGCCTGCCCGAGATGGTGCTCAACAAGCCAGCGTTCCGCTGGATCCATCGCGTGATGAAGGATATGGGCACCGACATCGCCTGCTTCCGCCTTGGCGGCGTCCACGTCATCCCAATCACATGTCCCAAGATCGCAAGGGAGGTGCTCAAGAAGCAGGACAAAAACTTCTCGTCCCGCCCACTCACCTTCGCCTCCGGCACCATCAGCAGCGGGTACAAGGACGCCGTGCTCTCGCCGTTCGGCGACCAGTGGATGAAGATGCGCAAGGTGCTCACCTCTGAGATCATCTGCCCCTCCCGTCACAAGTGGCTCCACGACAAGCGCGCCGACGAAGCTGACAACTTGACGCGCTACGTCTACAACCTCACCGCCGGGGGGTCGTTATCTTCAACATCGGGACTAGCCAACGTCAATGTCAGGCACGTCGCGCGGCATTACTGCGGCAACGTTATCCGTCGGCTTGTCTTCGGCCAACGGTACTTCGGGGAGCCTCAGCCGGACGGCGGGCCGGGGCCGATGGAGGTGGAGCACATGGACGCTTCCTTCGCCCTCCTAGGGTTCACCTTCGCGTTCTGCGTCAGTGACTACCTCCCGTGTCTACTTGGCCTAGATCTCGACGGCCACGAGAAAATTATTAAGGAGGCCAACACAAAAGTGGATAGACTGCACGACGTGGTCATAGAAGAGCGTTGGAGGCAGTGGAATAGCGGCGAGAGGCAGGACGGGGTCCAGGACTTCCTTGACGTTCTCATCACGCTTGTCGACGGTGACGGCAAGCCATTGCTCAGCATCGATGAGGTCAAAGCACAGTCCAAGGTAAGCAAAATATTAATTAATGAGAAATTTTAAGATGGTTCAAGGGCCTAGATTGAATTTTGTGACCAATTGCCTCATAGTCCTAAATGGTACTAATACGTCATCCATGAGAAAAGGTAATAGCTCACACTATTAAATACTAGATCTTATACCGCATTTCGCAGGTGTTAGAAAAGGGAAACAATAGAATAAGAAATTATGAATTAATAGTTTAAACATAGCATTATTGTAATTTTCTACCATTTTGATGTGATTTCAACTTAAACTATATTTAAAATTCCAATTATTTAATTTAATCTCTCTTAATGCAAAGGTATAAATTGTAACAACTTACATTTATCTCCATGGAATGCATGCAGGGCATAATATTAGCGGCCATAGATAACCCGTCAAACGCAGTGGAGTGGGCGCTGGCGGAGATGGTGAACAACCCAGAATTGCTGGCCAAGGCGGTGGAGGAGATGGACCGGGTGGTTGGTCGCGAGCGACTGGTCCAAGAGTCGGACATCATGCAGCTCAACTATCTCAAGGCGTGCATACGTGAGGCATTTCGCCTCCACCCAATCGCTCCCTTCAACCTGCCGCACGTCGCGATTGGCGACACCATTGTTGCGGGCTACCGCGTGCCCAAGGGTAGCAACGTCATCCTCAGCCGGCTGGCCCTGGGCCGGAACCCCACCGTCTGGGATGAACCGCTCCACTTCAAGCCAGAGCGCCATATGGGAGACAACATCAATGTGGTGCTTACCGAGAGCGAATTGCGGTTCATCTCCTTCAGCACCGGACGGCGAGGATGCATCGCGGCATCACTAGGAACAACCATGAGTGTCATGCTCTTTGGCAGGCTCCTGCATGGCTTCACCTGGACCAAACCGGCTGGGGTGCCGGCCATCAATCTCAGCGAGTCCAAGCACAACCTTTTCATAGAGAATCCGCTAGTGCTACATGCTGAGCCACGTCTTCCAGTGCACCTCTACCCTCTCATGCATGTTTGAGAAAATAACGAGCTATGAATCACCGATATGGCAAGTATGCTAGCTTTTTTTGATGAATCTATACTTACTAATAAAGGAAGGAGATATTCTTTTTTTCGTCCCACTTTGTTTCGTTCCACTTCGATTGATTTTTACGTATGCTAGCTATTTTGGTTTTGTCCGTTTCACATATGAGTGACCCGGTTTCTTTCATGCGCCACTGAATCGTCCTATGCTTGTCCAAATCATTGGAACAGCACGTGCTAGCCAAACAACCGCACATCTAGTATTAATTTTGGACAAATAGAGAGGAAATGTATATAAGATGATGGAGAAGTCCATCGCTGCACGCAGCGGCAGCTGCATGCACCGCATCCACGGCTGGCACAGCGTCGCTGTTAGGATCAGCCGGAAGTGCTACTTCGAGTATAGTGCACCGCCGACGAGCGTTACGTTTCGTATTTGTTGTATTCGTTGTACTACGCATTGACAGCCGGACTGACGGGTCTGCTACAAGCACTGCACATGTGCAGGCGAGAGGACAGAATACTACCCTTGCACCGAACATTGTATAACGTAAACGCTTTACCCAGCTGCATGTATTTAAGGCCCATGCACCAGCTGTGGACAGTACTGATCGTTTTGCACGCTCTCCTTCAAACACGCACACAAGCACCTCGAGCTGCCGCGTTCCGTCGACGCCGCCGCGCCGGTGCCGCGATGTCCCAGAGCTCATCTTCCGCTCGTCGTCTCCGGACACCTCTGGCCCCGCTGCCATTGATCTTGTGCTCGAGGTGTGCCAGGACGAGGACTAGATGGTTTGTCTCCGCGACAGACCGAAACCCCGGCGTTCGTTTTTACAAGTGCCCGAACCAGGGAGTAAGTCTGTTTTTTGAACACCCATCCATATATGTTGCCGTTTCTGCTGTTGCTTTGCGTTTTCTTGTTCATCATTCAGTTTTGGAACTGACGCAGGACGGAGCTGCACACCACAGACTCGTCAATTTTCTGATAGGCCCGTACAACATACGACCTGCTCCCATCGCCACTTGCTCAAGAAAGTAGGCACTTATCATAATTTGCACTGACAGAAAAAGGTTCAACCAAAATAAAAGAGATGCCGCCACACAGCGAGCCAGCATATCAACTCGTTTTCAAAACCTCAGGAGGAACGTCAAAAGCAGGAAATGTAAGAATAACAGCACTAAGTCAATTTTACAGTCCCAACAAGTTG belongs to Triticum urartu cultivar G1812 chromosome 7, Tu2.1, whole genome shotgun sequence and includes:
- the LOC125524712 gene encoding tyrosine N-monooxygenase-like; translation: MLAWCCFVVSQLLIIITLIYLVMTKSKIHGGTCSSAMVPLPLPPGPWPWPLVGSLPEMVLNKPAFRWIHRVMKDMGTDIACFRLGGVHVIPITCPKIAREVLKKQDKNFSSRPLTFASGTISSGYKDAVLSPFGDQWMKMRKVLTSEIICPSRHKWLHDKRADEADNLTRYVYNLTAGGSLSSTSGLANVNVRHVARHYCGNVIRRLVFGQRYFGEPQPDGGPGPMEVEHMDASFALLGFTFAFCVSDYLPCLLGLDLDGHEKIIKEANTKVDRLHDVVIEERWRQWNSGERQDGVQDFLDVLITLVDGDGKPLLSIDEVKAQSKGIILAAIDNPSNAVEWALAEMVNNPELLAKAVEEMDRVVGRERLVQESDIMQLNYLKACIREAFRLHPIAPFNLPHVAIGDTIVAGYRVPKGSNVILSRLALGRNPTVWDEPLHFKPERHMGDNINVVLTESELRFISFSTGRRGCIAASLGTTMSVMLFGRLLHGFTWTKPAGVPAINLSESKHNLFIENPLVLHAEPRLPVHLYPLMHV